In Kitasatospora sp. NA04385, a single genomic region encodes these proteins:
- a CDS encoding AMP-binding protein gives MAPDRAARRDSDSAAHHDFRAARDHLLAARGDLDAARAFPRPTGEHFNWALDWFDVQAAGNGAIGLRVVDLGPDGALLRETALTFAELSERSDRTAGWLRERGVARGDRVLLLLGNQVALWEVMLAVVKLGAVVIPASTLLTADDLADRLSRGRVRHVIAESALTGGFAGQEGDWTRIAVGEPVPGWVDYAQAAGFTGGFAPDGPTRAEDPLLLYFTSGTTSRPKLVQHTHRSYPVGHLSTMYWIGLRPGDVHLNVSSPGWAKHAWSNFFAPWNAGAEILIVNQPRFSARPLLDALVRHRVTSFCAPPTVWRMLLLEDLERWRPPLRELVGAGEPLNPEVVERIERAWGVPLRDGYGQTETTAQIGNTPGQPVKPGSMGRPLPGYDVVLVDPVTGEEVTGTGVDGELCLPLDSSPLGLMAGYQDDPERHAESMAGGRYHTGDVAQRDADGYYTFVGRSDDVFKSSDYRLSPFELESVLIEHPAVAEAAVVPSPDPLRLSVPKAYVILAPGHAPDAATAQSILAFTRERLAPYKRIRRLEFADLPKTISGKIRRIELRGREQEGHRTADGSPGTGAPDGPPRRAHEFWEEDFPAPGSS, from the coding sequence ATGGCACCGGACAGGGCCGCTCGACGGGACTCGGACTCCGCCGCGCACCACGACTTCCGCGCCGCGCGCGACCACCTCCTGGCGGCACGCGGCGACCTCGACGCCGCCCGCGCCTTCCCGCGCCCCACCGGCGAGCACTTCAACTGGGCCCTGGACTGGTTCGACGTCCAGGCGGCGGGCAACGGGGCGATCGGCCTGCGCGTCGTCGACCTGGGCCCGGACGGCGCGCTGCTGCGCGAGACGGCGCTGACCTTCGCCGAGCTGAGCGAGCGCTCCGACCGGACGGCCGGCTGGCTGCGCGAGCGGGGCGTGGCGCGCGGGGACCGGGTCCTGCTGCTGCTGGGCAACCAGGTGGCGCTGTGGGAGGTGATGCTCGCGGTGGTCAAGCTGGGCGCGGTGGTCATCCCCGCGAGCACCCTGCTGACCGCGGACGACCTGGCCGACCGGCTGTCCCGGGGCCGGGTGCGGCACGTCATCGCCGAGTCGGCGCTGACCGGGGGCTTCGCCGGGCAGGAGGGCGACTGGACCCGGATCGCGGTCGGCGAGCCCGTCCCGGGCTGGGTGGACTACGCGCAGGCGGCCGGATTCACCGGCGGCTTCGCCCCGGACGGGCCGACCCGGGCCGAGGACCCGCTGCTGCTGTACTTCACCTCCGGCACGACCAGCCGCCCCAAGCTGGTGCAGCACACCCACCGGTCCTACCCCGTCGGGCACCTGTCGACGATGTACTGGATCGGACTGCGGCCGGGCGACGTGCACCTGAACGTGTCCTCCCCGGGCTGGGCCAAGCACGCCTGGAGCAACTTCTTCGCCCCGTGGAACGCCGGCGCGGAGATCCTGATCGTCAACCAGCCCCGCTTCTCCGCCCGCCCGCTGCTGGACGCGCTGGTCCGCCACCGGGTGACCTCGTTCTGCGCGCCGCCCACCGTGTGGCGGATGCTGCTGCTGGAGGACCTGGAGCGGTGGCGGCCCCCGCTGCGCGAACTCGTCGGCGCGGGCGAGCCGCTCAACCCCGAGGTGGTCGAGCGGATCGAGCGCGCCTGGGGCGTCCCCCTGCGGGACGGCTACGGCCAGACGGAGACCACCGCGCAGATCGGCAACACGCCCGGCCAACCGGTCAAACCCGGTTCGATGGGCCGCCCGCTGCCCGGCTACGACGTCGTCCTGGTCGACCCGGTCACCGGCGAGGAGGTCACCGGCACCGGCGTCGACGGCGAGCTGTGCCTGCCCCTCGACAGCAGCCCGCTCGGACTGATGGCCGGCTACCAGGACGACCCGGAACGGCACGCCGAGTCGATGGCCGGCGGCCGCTACCACACCGGGGACGTCGCGCAGCGCGACGCGGACGGCTACTACACCTTCGTCGGGCGGAGCGACGACGTGTTCAAGAGCAGCGACTACCGGCTGTCGCCCTTCGAGCTGGAGAGCGTGCTGATCGAGCACCCGGCGGTGGCCGAGGCGGCGGTCGTACCCTCACCGGACCCGCTGCGGCTGTCCGTGCCGAAGGCGTACGTCATCCTGGCGCCCGGCCACGCACCGGACGCCGCGACCGCGCAGTCCATCCTGGCCTTCACCCGTGAGCGGCTCGCCCCCTACAAGCGCATCCGCCGCCTGGAGTTCGCCGACCTCCCCAAGACCATCTCCGGCAAGATCCGGCGGATCGAACTGCGCGGCCGCGAACAGGAGGGGCACCGGACCGCGGACGGCTCCCCCGGCACCGGCGCTCCCGACGGTCCGCCCCGCCGCGCGCACGAGTTCTGGGAAGAGGACTTTCCCGCTCCCGGGAGCAGCTGA
- a CDS encoding 3-oxoacyl-[acyl-carrier-protein] synthase III C-terminal domain-containing protein, with translation MTALLAVADHLPSGRVPVEDLAEEFGLSPMQAKIFRRYHKLGEVARDPGGSLLDLLRGATAGLHALRGREHRVRYVLHARTLPTVVPYPHNPVRELCRELGLDRAIVFAVGHHACASGLLAIDAAGRLLAADGDPDGLALVLAGEKAFTPEAGMVPDTSFFGEGASACLVAPTGDRDRVLSYAADLRGEFDGDAPELALEFQRIYADALAGAVLAAVGRAGLAMAEIGAILPHNVNKVAWHQVCRTLDYPRERVVLDNVASAGHVFCADNLVNHRTARERGLLRPGEPYVMAAAGAGRGATFSAMVLQH, from the coding sequence GTGACCGCGCTGCTGGCGGTGGCCGACCACCTGCCGAGCGGCCGGGTGCCGGTCGAGGACCTCGCGGAGGAGTTCGGACTCTCCCCGATGCAGGCCAAGATCTTCCGCCGCTACCACAAACTGGGCGAGGTGGCCCGCGACCCGGGCGGCAGCCTGCTCGACCTGCTGCGCGGCGCGACCGCCGGCCTGCACGCCCTGCGCGGCCGGGAGCACCGGGTCCGCTACGTGCTGCACGCCCGCACCCTGCCGACCGTGGTGCCCTACCCGCACAACCCGGTCCGGGAGCTCTGCCGGGAGCTGGGCCTCGACCGGGCGATCGTGTTCGCGGTCGGCCACCACGCCTGCGCCTCCGGCCTGCTGGCGATCGACGCGGCCGGCCGGCTGCTCGCCGCCGACGGCGACCCCGACGGCCTCGCGCTGGTCCTGGCCGGGGAGAAGGCCTTCACCCCCGAGGCCGGGATGGTCCCGGACACCTCCTTCTTCGGCGAGGGCGCGTCGGCCTGCCTGGTCGCCCCCACCGGGGACCGCGACCGGGTGCTGTCCTACGCGGCCGACCTCAGGGGCGAGTTCGACGGTGACGCGCCGGAGCTGGCCCTGGAGTTCCAGCGGATCTACGCCGACGCGCTGGCCGGGGCGGTCCTCGCCGCCGTCGGACGGGCCGGCCTGGCCATGGCGGAGATCGGGGCGATCCTGCCGCACAACGTCAACAAGGTGGCCTGGCACCAGGTCTGCCGCACCCTCGACTACCCCCGGGAACGGGTCGTGCTCGACAACGTGGCGAGCGCCGGACACGTCTTCTGCGCGGACAACCTCGTCAACCACCGCACCGCGCGGGAGCGCGGCCTGCTCCGCCCGGGCGAGCCCTACGTGATGGCCGCCGCGGGCGCCGGGCGCGGCGCCACCTTCTCGGCCATGGTCCTCCAGCACTGA
- a CDS encoding class I adenylate-forming enzyme family protein, which produces MTGTNIRARLAADPGLGAGNVLHKLFEHGADPDGPGVAFDVPVDGHPAGQELTLGLLRERVAARAAWWHAQGVGPRDPVAIHVSSSADCLLNFLALTWLGAIPALMNQHIPGDVAAEYVRRLRGVGLLTDREHRDRLAGEELGVRVHGDAAEAGTGDPAAAPAPYRHHDDDPIAITHSSGTTRMPTAVVHSHASLFAATRLFRLAAPRARGTARILSALPAAHAAGISALNLALCNRSELLFLSTQSDGAAVVDAIERWRPTGVLGFAATWAQLARQDLGKRDLDSVSLWFNTGDCAHEPHIRHLIAAGSRETVTREGVRRVPGSSFVDGLGSTEMGHSAFHITHSAGTERYGRCVGVPHGFAEVALLDVGTGREVAAGEVGHFGLKAPTLAPGYWNDSNATYRNRLNGYYLTGDLMYRDEEGYYFHVDRAVDAVDLGGGEWLYTAMSEERVLANCPDVHDCTVVSLKADGRVVTDVLLALHADADPDADRTPAVRAALTGAAAATLRRVVAVSEEDLIIGPTGKVRKFLMRQRHLAEMAVAR; this is translated from the coding sequence GTGACGGGCACCAACATCAGAGCGCGGCTGGCCGCCGACCCCGGACTGGGCGCGGGCAACGTGCTGCACAAGCTGTTCGAGCACGGGGCCGACCCGGACGGGCCGGGCGTCGCCTTCGACGTCCCGGTCGACGGGCACCCGGCCGGGCAGGAGCTGACCCTGGGCCTGCTCCGCGAGCGGGTGGCGGCCCGGGCCGCCTGGTGGCACGCGCAGGGCGTCGGCCCGCGCGACCCGGTCGCGATCCACGTCTCCAGCTCGGCGGACTGCCTGCTGAACTTCCTGGCGCTGACCTGGCTGGGCGCGATCCCCGCGCTGATGAACCAGCACATCCCGGGCGACGTCGCCGCCGAGTACGTCCGCCGGCTGCGCGGCGTCGGCCTGCTCACGGACCGGGAGCACCGGGACCGGCTGGCCGGCGAGGAGCTCGGGGTGCGCGTCCACGGCGACGCCGCCGAGGCCGGCACCGGCGACCCGGCGGCGGCCCCCGCGCCGTACCGGCACCACGACGACGACCCGATCGCCATCACCCACTCCTCCGGGACCACCCGGATGCCCACCGCGGTGGTGCACTCGCACGCCAGCCTGTTCGCCGCCACCCGGCTGTTCCGGCTGGCCGCCCCGCGGGCCAGGGGCACCGCCCGGATCCTCAGCGCGCTGCCCGCCGCGCACGCCGCCGGCATCTCGGCGCTCAACCTGGCCCTGTGCAACCGCAGCGAGCTGCTGTTCCTGTCCACCCAGAGCGACGGCGCGGCGGTGGTCGACGCCATCGAGCGCTGGCGGCCGACCGGGGTCCTCGGCTTCGCCGCCACCTGGGCCCAGCTCGCCCGCCAGGACCTGGGCAAGCGCGACCTGGACTCGGTGTCGCTCTGGTTCAACACCGGTGACTGCGCGCACGAGCCGCACATCCGCCACCTGATCGCGGCCGGCTCGCGGGAGACCGTCACCCGCGAGGGGGTGCGGCGGGTCCCCGGGTCCAGCTTCGTCGACGGCCTGGGCTCCACCGAGATGGGCCACTCCGCGTTCCACATCACCCACAGCGCCGGTACCGAGCGCTACGGGCGCTGCGTCGGCGTGCCGCACGGCTTCGCCGAGGTGGCGCTGCTGGACGTCGGCACCGGCCGGGAGGTGGCGGCCGGCGAGGTCGGCCACTTCGGCCTGAAGGCGCCGACGCTGGCCCCCGGGTACTGGAACGACTCGAACGCCACCTACCGCAACCGCCTGAACGGCTACTACCTCACCGGCGACCTGATGTACCGGGACGAGGAGGGCTACTACTTCCACGTCGACCGGGCGGTCGACGCCGTCGACCTGGGCGGCGGCGAGTGGCTCTACACGGCGATGAGCGAGGAGCGCGTCCTCGCCAACTGCCCCGACGTGCACGACTGCACGGTGGTGTCGCTGAAGGCCGACGGCCGGGTGGTCACCGACGTCCTGCTCGCCCTGCACGCGGACGCCGACCCGGACGCCGACCGCACCCCGGCGGTCCGGGCCGCGCTGACCGGCGCCGCGGCGGCGACCCTGCGCAGGGTGGTGGCCGTCTCCGAGGAGGACCTGATCATCGGCCCGACCGGGAAGGTCCGCAAGTTCCTGATGCGGCAGCGGCACCTGGCGGAGATGGCGGTGGCCCGATGA
- a CDS encoding phosphopantetheine-binding protein, whose amino-acid sequence MTERDTALPSLDPALRGQLVDDICALLPKVLKREVTGATAETTLMEALGMSSTSGLELILELEERLDVEISVEDLGRPDFGTVGSLADYVARNLLQEA is encoded by the coding sequence ATGACCGAGCGGGACACCGCACTCCCCTCCCTCGACCCGGCCCTGCGCGGGCAACTGGTCGACGACATCTGCGCCCTGCTCCCGAAGGTGCTCAAGCGCGAGGTGACCGGGGCCACCGCCGAGACCACCCTGATGGAGGCCCTCGGCATGAGCTCGACCAGCGGCCTCGAACTCATCCTGGAACTGGAGGAGCGCCTGGACGTGGAGATCAGCGTGGAGGACCTCGGCCGGCCCGACTTCGGCACGGTCGGCTCCCTGGCCGACTACGTCGCCCGGAACCTGCTCCAGGAAGCGTGA
- a CDS encoding SDR family NAD(P)-dependent oxidoreductase: MSTPPSSPPAEPEQPAGPEQPDEAELAAFERTLGRLWLLPADHPVRLRAERGAESFVRDGRHTRRRTRRTETARTDAALVGTTATGGTGRREDTPLTTADGHLPIGELARPQRCYVCKRHYRQLDGFYHRLCPDCAADNTARRALSTDLTGRRVLLTGGRVKIGFQLALMMLRDGAELVVTSRFPHDTLARFRAAEGSAAWLDRLRIVGIDLRDPRQVLGLCEQMRAEGRPLDILVNNAAQTLRRPPESYALLAAGEHGTVPAQVAHAPGFRPMPALATAWPAAELATEPGAPLPAGIDTAAVDEAGLLPDPAPRNSWSATLGGLDPAEVLETQLVNALAPALLCDRLLPLLEASPHPRRYIVNVTAVEGRFAVRNKMPGHPHTNMAKAALNMLTRTSAAELADRGVYMCAVDTGWITDENPAPKKSRLADHGFRTPLDIVDGAARVYDPVVRGEAGEPFAGVFLKDYRVAEW; encoded by the coding sequence ATGAGCACGCCCCCGTCGAGCCCCCCGGCGGAGCCCGAGCAGCCGGCCGGGCCCGAGCAGCCGGACGAGGCCGAACTCGCCGCCTTCGAGCGGACGCTGGGCCGCCTGTGGCTGCTGCCCGCCGACCACCCGGTGCGGCTGCGCGCCGAGCGCGGCGCCGAGTCCTTCGTCCGCGACGGCCGGCACACCCGCCGCCGCACCCGCCGCACCGAGACCGCCCGGACCGACGCCGCCCTGGTCGGCACCACCGCCACCGGCGGCACCGGCCGCCGCGAGGACACCCCGCTGACCACCGCCGACGGCCACCTCCCGATCGGCGAACTCGCCCGCCCGCAGCGCTGCTACGTCTGCAAGCGGCACTACCGGCAGCTCGACGGCTTCTACCACCGGCTGTGCCCCGACTGCGCGGCGGACAACACCGCCCGCCGCGCGCTCAGCACCGACCTGACCGGCCGCCGGGTGCTGCTCACCGGCGGACGCGTCAAGATCGGCTTCCAGCTGGCCCTGATGATGCTCCGCGACGGCGCCGAACTCGTCGTCACCAGCCGCTTCCCGCACGACACGCTCGCCCGCTTCCGCGCCGCCGAGGGCAGCGCGGCCTGGCTGGACCGGCTGCGGATCGTCGGCATAGACCTGCGCGACCCGCGCCAGGTTCTCGGCCTGTGCGAGCAAATGCGCGCCGAGGGAAGGCCGTTGGACATCCTGGTGAACAACGCCGCCCAGACCCTGCGCCGCCCGCCCGAGTCGTACGCCCTGCTGGCCGCGGGCGAGCACGGCACCGTGCCCGCGCAGGTCGCCCACGCGCCCGGGTTCCGCCCGATGCCCGCGCTCGCCACCGCCTGGCCCGCCGCCGAACTCGCCACCGAGCCGGGCGCGCCGCTGCCCGCCGGGATCGACACCGCGGCGGTGGACGAGGCCGGGCTGCTGCCCGACCCCGCGCCGCGCAACTCCTGGTCGGCGACGCTCGGCGGCCTCGACCCGGCCGAGGTGCTGGAGACCCAGCTGGTCAACGCGCTCGCCCCCGCGCTGCTCTGCGACCGGCTGCTGCCGCTGCTGGAGGCCTCCCCGCACCCGCGCCGCTACATCGTCAACGTCACCGCGGTGGAAGGCCGTTTCGCCGTCCGCAACAAGATGCCCGGCCACCCGCACACCAACATGGCCAAGGCCGCGCTCAACATGCTCACCCGCACCAGCGCCGCCGAACTCGCCGACCGCGGCGTCTACATGTGTGCCGTCGACACCGGCTGGATCACCGACGAGAACCCGGCCCCCAAGAAGTCCCGGCTGGCCGACCACGGCTTCCGCACCCCGCTGGACATCGTGGACGGCGCCGCCCGGGTCTACGACCCGGTCGTCCGCGGCGAGGCCGGGGAGCCGTTCGCGGGCGTCTTCCTGAAGGATTATCGGGTGGCGGAGTGGTGA
- a CDS encoding 2-hydroxy-acid oxidase — translation MRTFLPPGAAAAASPPDEARTDGPPPAWGIRRAVRLAFPGPGAPAGDPVHGARLRRYLTDLLHPYGLELAPGAPAPGAAEPGGRCYGEMAEALIRAAVPEGEAVDLLVLAHAVPDITPGRATTTWLSHVCPGTPMALAVSDQGAASAFTALRLVDAYARSGGLRRALLLVVEQDSLPYDPGVPVVVPAGSRGVALLFGDRLPRERTAAVSRVATRVLADGSPAAALAAELAGPGDAPARKAATGILGTTAAAAAAHPWPPGLRFADAGQPATGVWWDLAGELAEPSTGPRTVVLADYDAGPDHLSTATIVLDGGDADAGTVVLADYDAGPHHLSTATVVLDGGDADAGAEVGVPR, via the coding sequence GTGCGCACCTTCCTGCCGCCCGGAGCGGCGGCGGCCGCGAGCCCCCCGGACGAGGCCCGCACCGACGGACCGCCACCGGCCTGGGGGATCCGCCGCGCCGTCCGGCTGGCCTTCCCCGGCCCCGGGGCGCCGGCCGGCGACCCCGTCCACGGTGCGCGCCTGCGGCGCTACCTGACCGACCTGCTGCACCCCTACGGGCTCGAACTCGCCCCCGGCGCACCGGCCCCCGGGGCGGCGGAGCCGGGCGGCCGCTGCTACGGGGAGATGGCCGAGGCGCTGATCCGGGCGGCGGTGCCCGAGGGCGAGGCGGTCGACCTGCTGGTGCTCGCCCACGCCGTCCCGGACATCACCCCGGGACGCGCCACGACCACCTGGCTGAGCCACGTCTGCCCCGGCACCCCGATGGCCCTCGCGGTCAGCGACCAGGGCGCCGCGAGCGCCTTCACCGCCCTGCGGCTGGTCGACGCCTACGCGCGCTCGGGCGGCCTGCGGCGGGCGCTGCTGCTGGTGGTCGAGCAGGACTCGCTGCCGTACGACCCCGGGGTCCCGGTCGTCGTCCCGGCCGGCAGCCGAGGCGTGGCCCTGCTGTTCGGCGACCGGCTGCCCCGGGAGCGGACGGCCGCGGTCTCCCGGGTCGCCACCCGGGTCCTGGCCGACGGCAGCCCCGCCGCCGCGCTGGCCGCCGAGCTCGCGGGCCCCGGCGACGCCCCCGCGCGGAAGGCGGCGACCGGGATCCTCGGCACCACGGCGGCGGCCGCCGCCGCCCACCCGTGGCCGCCGGGCCTGCGGTTCGCGGACGCCGGGCAGCCCGCCACCGGCGTGTGGTGGGACCTGGCCGGTGAACTCGCCGAGCCGTCCACCGGGCCGCGCACGGTCGTGCTGGCCGACTACGACGCCGGACCGGACCACCTCTCCACGGCGACCATCGTCCTGGACGGCGGCGACGCGGACGCCGGGACGGTCGTGCTGGCCGACTACGACGCCGGACCGCACCACCTCTCCACGGCGACCGTCGTCCTGGACGGCGGCGACGCGGACGCCGGGGCCGAGGTCGGGGTGCCCCGATGA
- a CDS encoding condensation domain-containing protein, with product MSGPEERGATVPEPAERIAVHFTGDGSGTDEMSWGMWEIWHAIVDQRSSLPIGGRTALPEGTAVDDVAGELRYLMSRFPSMRTLLRFDATGRPTQELFGSGTTVLEVYDAGDADPDEVASLVEQRYRARDFAYDTEWPVRMGVVRRNGAATHLISIMCHLVMDAGGGAIMLREVQERSTAPVTGLQQLEQAGWQRSPAGQRQNDKALRHWERALRTIPARRFPPSVEQGTPRHRVGLFESRALRLAVPLIVERTGTDTQSVLQALYAIVLRRINVTGPVVVRPVVNNRFRSDLSDVVCMVAQAGISVMEIGDSTVDEVVELTRRGALTTFKHAYFHPEKLNELIARVSADRGERVDVQCFLNDRTSNRPPEEGTAADPGELARQLRKAQQDSAFRWTQEVEDTVDAFYVAFDDLPDALLTEVQTNTRYFSAEDAESFVRGLEALAIEAALDPGARTGPLVGDGPLVGDGPGSGGGPGEREPAPEQPR from the coding sequence ATGAGCGGCCCGGAGGAGCGGGGCGCGACCGTCCCGGAGCCCGCCGAGCGGATCGCCGTGCACTTCACCGGGGACGGCTCGGGCACCGACGAGATGTCCTGGGGCATGTGGGAGATCTGGCACGCGATCGTGGACCAGCGCAGCTCGCTGCCCATCGGCGGCCGGACGGCCCTGCCCGAGGGGACGGCCGTCGACGACGTGGCCGGGGAACTGCGCTACCTGATGAGCCGGTTCCCCTCGATGCGGACCCTGCTGAGGTTCGACGCGACGGGCCGGCCCACCCAGGAGCTCTTCGGCTCCGGCACCACCGTGCTGGAGGTCTACGACGCCGGGGACGCCGACCCGGACGAGGTGGCGAGCCTGGTCGAACAGCGCTACCGGGCCCGGGACTTCGCCTACGACACCGAATGGCCGGTCCGGATGGGCGTGGTGCGCCGGAACGGCGCGGCCACCCACCTGATCAGCATCATGTGCCACCTGGTGATGGACGCCGGCGGCGGGGCGATCATGCTCCGCGAGGTGCAGGAGCGGTCGACCGCGCCGGTCACCGGCCTGCAGCAGCTGGAGCAGGCGGGCTGGCAGCGCTCACCGGCCGGGCAGCGGCAGAACGACAAGGCCCTGCGGCACTGGGAGCGGGCCCTCCGGACGATCCCGGCCCGCCGGTTCCCGCCCTCGGTCGAGCAGGGCACCCCCCGGCACCGGGTCGGCCTGTTCGAGTCCCGGGCCCTGCGGCTGGCGGTGCCGCTGATCGTCGAGCGGACCGGTACCGACACCCAGAGCGTCCTGCAGGCCCTGTACGCGATCGTGCTGCGGCGGATCAACGTCACCGGCCCGGTGGTGGTCCGGCCCGTCGTCAACAACCGCTTCCGGTCCGACCTGAGCGACGTGGTGTGCATGGTCGCCCAGGCCGGCATCTCGGTGATGGAGATCGGGGACAGCACCGTCGACGAGGTGGTCGAGCTGACCCGGCGCGGCGCGCTGACCACCTTCAAGCACGCCTACTTCCACCCGGAGAAGCTGAACGAACTGATCGCCCGGGTCTCCGCGGACCGGGGCGAACGCGTCGACGTGCAGTGCTTCCTCAACGACCGCACGTCCAACCGGCCGCCGGAGGAGGGCACCGCGGCGGACCCCGGGGAACTGGCCCGGCAGTTGCGGAAGGCGCAGCAGGACAGCGCGTTCCGGTGGACCCAGGAGGTCGAGGACACGGTCGACGCGTTCTACGTGGCCTTCGACGACCTCCCCGACGCGCTGTTGACGGAGGTGCAGACGAACACCCGCTACTTCTCCGCCGAGGACGCCGAGTCGTTCGTCCGCGGCCTGGAGGCGCTCGCGATCGAGGCCGCCCTCGACCCGGGCGCGCGCACCGGGCCGCTGGTCGGCGACGGGCCGCTGGTCGGCGACGGGCCGGGGTCCGGCGGCGGGCCGGGGGAGCGGGAACCGGCCCCGGAGCAGCCGCGGTGA
- a CDS encoding alpha-hydroxy acid oxidase: MEDYRHRARRRLDARVWDFVEGGAGSERTLRANRRAFARVTLRPRVLVDVSACDTGTELLGAPLATPVGVAPTAYHRLLHPDGETATARGAGAAGALYVVSVFASRTLEEIAAAAAGPLWLQLYWLRRREALAGLVERAAEAGYRALVLTLDAPQLGRRHRDARNGFAVPSGVRAVNLDAALTASAHRPAAGRSALAVHTAEAVDPSVTWADLAWLRGRSELPLVLKGVLTAEDAVLAVRHGADAIVVSNHGGRQLDGAPASLDALAEVVDAVGATGCPVLFDGGVRSGTDAFAALALGARAVLLGRPVLWGLAADGAAGVAGVLGLATEELAHTMALTGRPALSAVDRSALARGTAPGTAPHAGA; this comes from the coding sequence ATCGAGGACTACCGGCACCGGGCCCGGCGCCGACTCGACGCCCGGGTCTGGGACTTCGTGGAAGGCGGAGCCGGGAGCGAGCGCACCCTGCGGGCCAACCGGCGGGCCTTCGCCCGGGTGACGCTGCGGCCGAGGGTCCTGGTCGACGTCTCCGCCTGCGACACCGGGACGGAACTCCTCGGCGCCCCGCTGGCCACCCCGGTGGGCGTCGCGCCCACCGCCTACCACCGGCTGCTGCACCCCGACGGCGAAACCGCCACCGCCCGCGGCGCCGGCGCGGCCGGCGCGCTCTACGTGGTCAGCGTCTTCGCCAGCCGCACGCTGGAGGAGATCGCCGCCGCGGCCGCCGGACCGCTGTGGCTCCAGCTCTACTGGCTGCGCCGCCGCGAGGCGCTGGCCGGCCTGGTGGAGCGGGCCGCCGAGGCCGGCTACCGGGCCCTCGTCCTCACCCTGGACGCGCCGCAGCTGGGGCGGCGCCACCGGGACGCGCGCAACGGCTTCGCCGTCCCGTCCGGCGTCCGCGCGGTCAACCTCGACGCGGCGCTGACGGCCTCCGCCCACCGCCCGGCCGCCGGCCGCTCCGCGCTGGCGGTGCACACGGCGGAGGCCGTCGACCCCTCGGTGACCTGGGCCGACCTGGCCTGGCTGCGCGGGCGCAGCGAGCTGCCGCTCGTCCTGAAGGGCGTCCTCACCGCGGAGGACGCCGTGCTCGCCGTGCGGCACGGGGCCGACGCGATCGTGGTCTCCAACCACGGCGGTCGGCAGCTCGACGGCGCGCCGGCGAGCCTGGACGCCCTGGCGGAGGTGGTGGACGCGGTCGGGGCCACCGGCTGCCCGGTGCTGTTCGACGGCGGGGTCCGCAGCGGCACCGACGCCTTCGCGGCGCTCGCCCTGGGCGCGCGGGCCGTCCTGCTCGGCCGCCCGGTCCTCTGGGGGCTGGCCGCGGACGGCGCCGCCGGGGTGGCCGGGGTGCTCGGCCTGGCCACCGAGGAACTCGCCCACACCATGGCGCTCACCGGACGACCGGCCCTGTCGGCCGTCGACCGGTCCGCACTCGCCCGCGGCACGGCGCCGGGCACGGCACCGCACGCAGGAGCATGA
- a CDS encoding 4'-phosphopantetheinyl transferase superfamily protein has protein sequence MTGEPDTVQLWLVPDQRPGPAAADLLAVLDPEERSRAAACLSADARRRFVLAHGAVRHLVADRLGVAPQDIRWRRGPHGKPELAGRHTGTQVNLSHSGTVAVVALCASRRVGVDVQEVLPRLDATGMPERYFLPEEVRFVRAGADPGSRAERFAGLWARKEALVKAHGGRLTQGLRIPLLDGGTVTGGPPADAWARDYRVTDVPAPDGYRAAVALSGTGAFRVRVDRWTWPPA, from the coding sequence ATGACCGGCGAACCGGACACCGTCCAGCTGTGGCTGGTGCCCGACCAGCGGCCCGGGCCGGCTGCCGCCGACCTGCTCGCCGTCCTCGACCCGGAGGAGCGCTCCCGCGCGGCGGCCTGCCTGTCGGCCGACGCCCGCCGCCGGTTCGTCCTCGCGCACGGCGCCGTCCGCCACCTGGTGGCCGACCGGCTCGGGGTCGCGCCGCAGGACATCCGCTGGCGCCGGGGCCCGCACGGCAAGCCCGAACTGGCCGGCCGGCACACCGGCACCCAGGTCAACCTCTCCCACTCGGGCACCGTGGCCGTGGTCGCGCTCTGCGCGTCGCGACGGGTCGGGGTGGACGTCCAGGAGGTGCTGCCACGGCTGGACGCCACCGGCATGCCGGAGCGCTACTTCCTGCCCGAGGAGGTGCGCTTCGTACGGGCCGGGGCCGACCCCGGCAGCCGGGCCGAGCGCTTCGCCGGGCTGTGGGCCCGGAAGGAGGCCCTGGTCAAGGCGCACGGCGGCCGGCTGACCCAGGGGCTGCGGATCCCGCTGCTCGACGGCGGCACCGTGACCGGCGGGCCGCCCGCCGACGCCTGGGCGCGGGACTACCGGGTCACCGACGTGCCCGCGCCCGACGGGTACCGGGCGGCCGTCGCGCTGTCCGGCACCGGGGCCTTCCGGGTGCGCGTGGACCGGTGGACCTGGCCGCCCGCCTGA